TACCCTGGCCACCAACGACCCGCGCGGCCTGGATTACGCCGCTCAAACCTTTGACCTGCTGCAAAAATACTGCGCCGATACCTGCCACGGCGGCTATTACGAGAATTTGGAACCCGACTGGACGGTTGCCCCGGGTGGTTTTACCGCCGGTGATCGTAAGGGTCTGGACACCCACATGCACCTGATGGAAGCCTTTACCACCCTCTATGCCGCTTCGGGCCAGAACATCCACCGGCGCAAGCTGCTGGAAATAACCGATCTGATTGTTAAGTATATGATTGATCCCCTCACCGGCTGCGGCCGTAATCAGTTCACCCTGGATTTCCAACCTGTCCCGGCCATTGCCGTCCACCGCACCTGGAACGCCGAACGCGCCGGCGAAGCCCCGGCCAGTCCCACCGACACCACCTCCTACGGCCACAATGTCGAACTGGCCTCGCTGATGAACCATGCTTTGCAAACCGCCCAGGCAGACGTGTCGCCTTACCGGCCACTGATGTATAAACTGCTTGATCACGCGGTGAAACACGGCGTAGACTGGGAATACGGCGGCATTTACCGTGATGGCCTGGCCGGGGGCGAGGCGCTGATAAAAGACAAGGAGTTTTGGCAAAACGCCGAGGTGCTGGTGGGCTTTTTAGATGGCTTTGAAACTTTTGCCGAAGACCGCTTTTGGGACGCCTTTGAAACCGTGTGGCGTTTTGTGGACAAGTATATGATTATTCACGAGGTAGGCGAGTGGCGCACTCTACTTAACCGCCAAGGCCAGGCCATAGACCCCAACATCGGCAATCCCTGGAAAGTGGCCTATCACACGGGGCGCTCAATGTTAGAGTGCGTAACGCGCTTAAAACGGATGGTGTTGGCGCGTGAAGAATAAATAATAATGAGAGGCGTATGTTACAACCTCATCTTAGAGCGTGCCTTAAAAGTTATATCAAATAAAATTTGGCTCTGAAGGAAGTAGATAAATCAGGTAGTTATGATAAACTGAGAGCAGGCAAAAAACATAATTCAAATCAAGAAAGGAACAAAGAAGAATGACCCCAAAAACCACGTGGGGTGCAAAAACCTCGTCCAGCAAGATTTTCTCGAGAAGATGAAGCCCAAACCTGCCTTGTTGACCATCTATGATAAAATGATGCCTCATCATTTTCATAGGAGCAGGCCGAATTTGTTCAACAACAGACATAATTTA
Above is a window of Anaerolineae bacterium DNA encoding:
- a CDS encoding AGE family epimerase/isomerase, coding for MTVSIEKLTLLHDELKQHLEQGLIPFWLERSHDAQYGGFLTNFNEQGHSLDTPEKYLNTQCRLIWWFSTLYRHYPRQAEARKLAGQGVDFLIEHLWDRRHGGWAWKVRRDGAALDEGKVVYGQSFAIYALSAYTLATNDPRGLDYAAQTFDLLQKYCADTCHGGYYENLEPDWTVAPGGFTAGDRKGLDTHMHLMEAFTTLYAASGQNIHRRKLLEITDLIVKYMIDPLTGCGRNQFTLDFQPVPAIAVHRTWNAERAGEAPASPTDTTSYGHNVELASLMNHALQTAQADVSPYRPLMYKLLDHAVKHGVDWEYGGIYRDGLAGGEALIKDKEFWQNAEVLVGFLDGFETFAEDRFWDAFETVWRFVDKYMIIHEVGEWRTLLNRQGQAIDPNIGNPWKVAYHTGRSMLECVTRLKRMVLAREE